DNA sequence from the Geobacter sp. AOG2 genome:
CCGCCGAAAAGGAGGAGTTTGCCCAGTATCTGAGTTCTCAGGGAGAGGCCACCTCAAATCTCGGTGAGCTCTTGCAGCAGGAAATCAACAACAAGAACAATCAATGACAATGCAAGTTACCAGAAGCAGGAGGTGATGTGATGACCAAAAGTGAACTGATTGAAAAAGTCGTCCAGACACACGGGATGTTGAATATGAAGGTGTCCGAAGCCTTGGTTAACACGGTTTTCGACTCCATTGAAGAGGCTCTGAAGACCGGTGACAAGGTGGAAATCCGCGGTTTTGGCAGCTTCACGATACGTGAGCGTTCGGGTCGTGAGGCCCGCAATCCCAAGAGTGGGGAAGTCGTCCGCATCCCGGCGAAGAAAACACCGTTTTTCAAGACCGGCAAGGAGTTGAAGGAACGGGTCAACTGCTGAGCAGGCTAAGCCGTTCTTTCGATGGCTGGAGCGCCGCCCGGATGGCGGAACTGGTAGACGCAAGAGACTTAAAATCTCTCGACTCTCGGGTCGTGCCGGTTCGATCCCGGCTCCGGGCACCAGCATAAAACGTTAAAAGGGCTTTGCAGGTTGTACCTGTGAGGCCCTTTTGTGTATGTATCTCGTGTAATTCCAAGTGCGGCGACTCATATCATGAGCATGTTGAAAATTGTTCCGAAAAAGTATACAAACTAATTTGATCTTCATTCTAGATAGCGCACGATCTTTTTTGGATAATGCTTGGGGGAGGTAACATGAGTCTTGTAAAATTGTACGACACAACCCTGCGTGATGGCACCCAGGCGGAAGACATCTCGTTATTGGTGGAAGACAAGGTCCGCATCGCCCATAAGCTGGACGAACTCGGGGTCCAGTATATCGAGGGGGGATGGCCCGGAAGCAATCCTAAGGACGTGGCTTTCTTTAAGGACATCAAAAAGGAAAAGCTCCGGCAAGCCAAGATTGCCGCCTTCGGTTCTACCCGTCGGGCCAAGGTGACACCGGATAAGGACAACAATATTGTCACCCTGATC
Encoded proteins:
- a CDS encoding integration host factor subunit beta — translated: MTKSELIEKVVQTHGMLNMKVSEALVNTVFDSIEEALKTGDKVEIRGFGSFTIRERSGREARNPKSGEVVRIPAKKTPFFKTGKELKERVNC